The following coding sequences are from one Rhipicephalus microplus isolate Deutch F79 chromosome 3, USDA_Rmic, whole genome shotgun sequence window:
- the LOC142804150 gene encoding 3 beta-hydroxysteroid dehydrogenase/Delta 5-->4-isomerase-like produces the protein MTFQHRTGATHQPIRVVLVTGSSGLLGHHVVRELQSHPVVQEVRLFDIRPFENGMGHPISKKIKHVVASLCDAQAVREAVRGADAVIHCASMIPVTVVENAAAFEQVNVQGTRNVVDACVEESVPYLVYTGSVGVIQDGRRQAHDGPYAKTKAKAEKIVLEASGAFLKDGLHRLHTFVIRLPPLYGELDQIFIPSMIKWSRKTCNITLRLGVTLSTIYAGNAASAHIRALDALCEDPTLSGRCIVAVDDTPTDSVAFMEPLVAGHGIRVIDTIVPYWLVLTFAVCTTSIARLFSRMFPNARTVMLPRPSDIRYIYSGSTFDKSQAEEMLAWRPKYSPEEAVRLSRSFYDAV, from the exons CACCGGTGCAACCCACCAGCCCATTCGAGTTGTACTGGTGACGGGCTCCAGTGGACTGCTTGGCCATCATGTGGTTCGTGAACTTCAAAGCCACCCAGTCGTGCAGGAAGTGCGCCTCTTCGACATTAGGCCTTTCGAGAATGGAATGG GACACCCAATATCCAAGAAGATTAAACACGTGGTGGCTAGTTTGTGCGATGCCCAAGCCGTCCGGGAAGCAGTAAGGGGTGCCGATGCAGTTATCCACTGCGCATCAATGATTCCTGTAACAGTGGTGGAAAATGCAGCGGCATTCGAACAAGTCAACGTCCAAG GTACGCGAAACGTTGTGGATGCCTGCGTGGAAGAGAGCGTGCCGTACCTCGTCTACACCGGGAGTGTTGGAGTGATTCAGGATGGAAGGCGGCAAGCTCACGACGGTCCGTACGCCAAGACCAAGGCGAAAGCAGAAAAAATTGTGCTTGAGGCTAGCGGAGCCTTTTTGAAGGACG GGCTACACCGGCTGCACACTTTCGTCATTCGGCTCCCACCACTTTATGGAGAGCTGGATCAGATCTTTATTCCGAGCATGATCAAGTGGTCCAGGAAGACTTGCAACATCACGCTTAGACTGGGAGTGACGTTATCA ACGATCTATGCAGGCAACGCCGCATCCGCCCACATTCGAGCACTGGATGCCTTGTGCGAGGATCCTACGCTTTCCGGGCGCTGCATCGTGGCCGTGGATGACACGCCCACCGATAGTGTCGCTTTTATGGAGCCATTGGTGGCCGGACACGGTATCCGTGTCATTGACACAATAGTGCCTTACTGGTTGGTTTTAACGTTCGCTGTGTGCACCACAAGTATCGCCAGGCTGTTCTCGCGTATGTTTCCGAACGCCCGCACAGTCATGCTGCCCAGACCTTCGGACATACGGTACATATACAGCGGGAGCACCTTCGACAAATCTCAAGCCGAAGAAATGCTCGCTTGGAGGCCCAAATACTCGCCCGAAGAAGCGGTCAGATTGTCGCGTTCATTCTATGATGCAGTCTGA